From the genome of Glycine max cultivar Williams 82 chromosome 2, Glycine_max_v4.0, whole genome shotgun sequence, one region includes:
- the LOC100815672 gene encoding laccase-3, giving the protein MKIIHLSGKSCCSWFLLGLLSIIASLASAAENHYHEFVIQTVPVKRLCRTQNILTVNGQFPGPTVEARNGDSLAIKVVNAGPYNISIHWHGLRMLRNPWADGPSYVTQCPIQPGGSYTYRFTIQNQEGTLWWHAHTGFLRATVYGALIIYPKLGSPYPFSMPKREYPLLLAEWFNRDPMVLLRQTQFTGAPPNVSVAYTINGQPGDLYRCSSQETVRVPVDAGETILLRIINSALNQELFFTIANHRMTVVATDAAYTKPFTTNVLMIGPGQTINVLVTADQTPGRYYMAARAYQTAMNAAFDNTTTTAILEYKSATCSKKNGQLPRPILPVLPAFNDTATATAYTAGIRGLSKINVFTNVDVSLYFIVGLGLINCTNPNSPRCQGPNGTRFAASINNHSFVLPTTTSLMQAYYNGIPGVFTTDFPPVPPVQFNYTGNVPRGLWTPARGTKLFKLKYGSNVQIVLQDTSIVTTEDHPMHVHGFHFFVVGSGFGNFNPATDPARFNLVDPPVRNTIGTPPGGWVAIRFVADNPGIWFLHCHIDSHLNWGLGTALLVENGVGPSQSVIPPPPDLPQC; this is encoded by the exons ATGAAGATTATCCACCTCTCTGGCAAGTCATGTTGCTCTTGGTTCTTACTAGGCCTACTCTCTATCATTGCTTCCCTTGCTTCAGCTGCAGAGAATCACTACCATGAGTTTGtt ATTCAAACTGTGCCAGTGAAGAGGCTGTGCAGAACCCAAAACATACTCACTGTAAATGGCCAGTTTCCTGGCCCAACAGTGGAAGCAAGAAATGGAGATTCCCTTGCAATTAAAGTAGTCAATGCTGGACCATACAACATCTCCATCCACTG GCATGGGTTAAGGATGTTGAGAAATCCATGGGCAGATGGGCCTAGTTATGTGACTCAGTGTCCCATTCAACCAGGGGGAAGTTACACATACCGCTTTACAATCCAAAACCAAGAGGGCACACTATGGTGGCATGCTCACACTGGTTTTCTAAGAGCCACTGTCTATGGAGCTCTCATCATTTATCCAAAATTAGGTTCTCCTTATCCTTTCTCTATGCCTAAGAGAGAATATCCCCTCCTTCTTG CGGAATGGTTTAATAGGGATCCAATGGTTCTCTTAAGACAGACACAATTCACAGGAGCACCTCCAAATGTATCTGTTGCATACACAATTAACGGTCAACCCGGAGATCTCTACAGATGTTCAagtcaag AAACTGTTCGAGTTCCAGTTGATGCTGGCGAGACAATTCTCTTGAGAATCATCAACAGTGCACTCAATCAAGAACTCTTCTTCACAATTGCAAACCACAGGATGACTGTTGTTGCTACTGATGCTGCTTACACCAAGCCTTTCACCACCAATGTCCTCATGATAGGTCCTGGTCAGACAATCAATGTCCTGGTCACTGCTGATCAAACCCCCGGGCGATACTACATGGCAGCGCGCGCATATCAAACCGCGATGAATGCTGCATTTGACAACACCACCACCACTGCAATCCTAGAATACAAATCCGCCACCTGCAGCAAAAAAAATGGACAGCTCCCGAGACCAATTCTGCCAGTGTTGCCGGCTTTCAACGACACAGCCACAGCAACAGCATACACAGCTGGGATCAGAGGCCTTTCCAAGATCAATGTCTTCACAAATGTTGATGTGAGCTTATATTTCATTGTTGGGTTGGGGCTAATCAACTGCACAAATCCTAATAGTCCAAGATGCCAAGGTCCAAACGGAACCCGATTCGCGGCTAGCATAAACAACCATTCCTTTGTGCTCCCAACAACCACATCCTTAATGCAAGCCTACTATAATGGTATTCCTGGTGTTTTCACCACAGACTTTCCTCCAGTTCCTCCAGTGCAATTCAATTACACCGGCAATGTACCCCGGGGGCTGTGGACTCCTGCAAGAGGAACTAAGCTcttcaagttgaagtatggttCCAATGTGCAAATTGTTCTACAGGACACAAGCATAGTGACTACTGAGGACCACCCTATGCATGTTCATGGATTCCACTTCTTTGTAGTTGGTTCAGGCTTTGGAAACTTCAATCCGGCAACTGATCCTGCAAGGTTTAACCTTGTGGACCCGCCTGTGAGGAACACCATAGGAACACCACCAGGAGGATGGGTGGCCATTCGTTTCGTGGCTGATAATCCAG GAATTTGGTTCTTGCATTGTCACATAGACTCACATCTGAATTGGGGTCTGGGAACGGCACTTTTGGTAGAAAATGGAGTTGGCCCATCACAGTCAGTGATTCCTCCACCACCGGATCTGCCACAGTGTTAA
- the LOC102668498 gene encoding exocyst complex component EXO70B1: protein MLIEIQSWLRQPKVWRFVCFISSVVGLLCYALSSSFNHMFGKWSWWKILLYIVFSCIICIAVLFAKAWESSNSLRLEAHTAFLVLMITSVYSFFVDKVVKGKPDACSLVSCAAFAIMSLCLSRLSRFGFEVDLLYFFSSLLTIQLMKIKVWLVFVGGCFSYSLIKLRSTLDSLLIHGDLVLQVIDQDIGSGSLSSEINSSASQLDSPQAIITSPGNANALAGATLENKDLAFLVAQVRSDSHQSNSNSNSHGDDRQFYPLLPFNHSSLKDKSWRPEKMNREWVQLREQRASSLIELLENQIEVLKKKNGSIIGAMSKHVDRCLKTNLVYDDQIPVPQIDHDDNLVVDALQFDDDDNIVGDLGATARLMVMAGIEEECCRVYCCWRREFLNESLSTFGLQVQDLNMEDIDNKEKIQCSIKALNVFVRLLFPNERRLCHHIFGKFISSADFAFTEVCRESATRLLSTADALANSFRNTFEELMYEFELVFSGEYSKSIKKDARSVQRSLDIFKDSENLLTCGSGGLLPITHELMKYISDNAIETKSRLNQASQGMLSPSVQVARIARLFERSLKANSKNYNNPSLGYVFILNNRSYIDRHVDPYGLGPIGYDWLQKNKRKIEKNYKLYLTKSWTKIFNFLKLDINEAEANVAVKLMTDKLRSFNQHFDDICNDQSTWLVFDKQLREQIIKSIENILLLAYGNFIGRLQDLLGNHANEYIKYGMIDVQDRLNNLFLVRE, encoded by the coding sequence ATGCTCATTGAGATTCAGAGTTGGCTGCGGCAGCCAAAGGTATGGAGGTTTGTGTGTTTTATTTCATCTGTTGTTGGACTGCTCTGTTACGCTCTCAGCTCTTCTTTCAATCATATGTTCGGTAAGTGGAGCTGGTGGAAGATATTACTCTATATTGTTTTTAGTTGTATTATCTGTATTGCTGTCTTGTTTGCAAAGGCATGGGAGTCCTCCAACTCTCTCCGGTTAGAAGCTCACACTGCTTTTTTGGTTTTGATGATCACTTCTGTATACTCATTTTTCGTTGATAAAGTAGTGAAAGGGAAACCAGATGCATGTAGTCTGGTTTCCTGTGCTGCATTTGCTATTATGTCTTTATGTTTGTCAAGACTGTCTCGCTTCGGATTTGAGGTTGATCTCCTATATTTTTTCAGCAGTCTTCTAACTATACAactcatgaaaataaaagtatggtTAGTCTTTGTTGGAGGGTGTTTCAGTTATTCCCTCATTAAACTTCGTTCCACTTTGGACAGTCTACTAATACATGGGGATCTTGTACTCCAAGTCATAGATCAAGACATTGGAAGTGGTTCACTTTCATCAGAAATCAATAGCAGTGCTTCTCAACTGGATTCACCCCAAGCTATTATTACTAGTCCTGGTAATGCTAATGCACTAGCTGGTGCTACTCTAGAAAATAAGGATCTAGCATTCCTAGTCGCTCAAGTCCGTTCAGATTCACACCAAAGCAACAGCAACAGCAATAGTCATGGTGATGATAGGCAATTTTATCCTCTCCTACCTTTCAATCACTCCAGCCTTAAAGACAAAAGTTGGAGACCAGAGAAAATGAATAGAGAATGGGTGCAGCTGCGGGAGCAACGCGCATCCTCTTTAATTGAGCTTCTCGAGAATCAAATAGAGGTGCTTAAGAAGAAGAATGGTAGCATTATTGGCGCAATGTCCAAGCATGTAGACCGATGCCTTAAAACTAATCTTGTTTATGATGACCAGATTCCGGTGCCACAAATAGATCACGATGACAACTTGGTGGTGGATGCTTTGCAATTTGATGATGACGACAATATTGTCGGTGACCTTGGTGCTACTGCGAGGCTGATGGTGATGGCAGGGATTGAGGAGGAATGCTGCAGAGTGTACTGTTGTTGGAGGAGGGAGTTTCTGAATGAGAGTCTCTCCACATTTGGATTACAAGTGCAAGATCTCAACATGGAGGACATTGACAACAAGGAGAAGATTCAGTGTTCGATAAAAGCTTTGAATGTATTTGTTAGGTTACTCTTTCCCAATGAAAGGAGACTCTGTCATCACATCTTTGGAAAGTTCATTTCCTCTGCAGATTTTGCTTTCACGGAGGTTTGCAGGGAATCTGCTACTCGTCTACTGAGCACTGCCGATGCCTTGGCAAATTCCTTCCGCAACACATTTGAGGAGCTGATGTATGAGTTTGAATTAGTGTTTTCTGGTGAGTACagtaaatcaataaaaaaggaTGCGCGCAGTGTCCAGAGGAGTTTGGACATTTTTAAAGATTCAGAAAATCTTCTTACTTGTGGAAGTGGTGGACTTCTTCCTATTACACATGAATTGATGAAGTACATTAGTGATAATGCCATAGAAACAAAAAGTCGCCTTAACCAAGCTTCACAGGGAATGCTTTCACCTTCTGTGCAAGTAGCCAGAATAGCAAGGCTGTTCGAGAGGAGTTTGAAAGCTAActcaaaaaattacaataacccTTCTTTGGGTTATGTTTTCATCCTGAACAATCGGAGCTACATAGACCGACATGTGGATCCGTACGGATTGGGACCTATTGGCTATGATTGgctccaaaaaaacaaaagaaaaatagaaaaaaactataaactctATCTGACAAAGTCATGGACTAAGATTTTCAACTTTTTGAAGTTGGACATCAATGAGGCAGAGGCTAATGTTGCGGTCAAGTTAATGACAGACAAGCTCCGTTCCTTCAACCAACACTTTGATGATATATGCAACGATCAGTCTACGTGGCTTGTCTTTGATAAGCAGTTAAgggaacaaataataaaatccaTAGAAAACATCTTGTTGCTAGCATATGGAAACTTCATTGGGAGGTTGCAGGATCTTCTTGGTAATCATGCTAACGAGTACATCAAGTATGGAATGATTGACGTTCAAGATCGACTCAACAATTTGTTTCTTGTAAGGGAGTAG
- the LOC100805370 gene encoding sorting nexin 2B isoform X2 yields the protein MMEDHPLSAPKDEMENLVLHDGADDNGNGNDGAGAKSPFSSNYRSAMSTLSESHHHPLSPPILATPADSDPLLSPNPGSPDSSSYIDPPSYADAVFTPFDDDTNDVESSPSSPISLSRSPSSSSEYLKITVSNPVKEQETSNSIVPGSNSYVTYLVTTKTNIPEFGASGADFAVRRRFRDVVTLSDRLAEAYRGFFIPPRPDKSVVESQVMQKQEFVEQRRMALEKYLRRLATHPVIRKSDEFRVFLQVQGRLPLPATTDVASRVLDGASKLPKQLMGESVIAPHEVVQPARGGMDLMRLFKELRQSVANDWGGSRPSVVEEDKEFMEKKEKINELEQQINGASQQAESLVKAQQDMGETMGELGLAFIKLTKFENEEAIMNSQRVRAADMKGVATAAVKASRLFRELNAQTVKHLDTLHEYLGLMLAVHSAFSDRSSALLTVQTLLSELSSLESRAEKLEVASSKIFGADKSRVRKLEELQETIRATEDAKNVAIREYERIKENNRSELERLDKERQADFLNMLKGFVVNQVGYAEKIANVWTKVVEDTRGYVDEST from the exons ATGATGGAGGACCACCCTCTCTCTGCGCCCAAAGACGAAATGGAAAACCTCGTACTCCACGACGGCGCGGACGACAACGGCAACGGCAACGATGGCGCCGGTGCAAAATCACCGTTCTCCTCCAATTACCGCAGCGCCATGTCCACGCTCTCCGAATCTCACCACCACCCTCTCTCTCCACCGATCCTCGCCACTCCCGCCGACTCCGATCCCCTCCTCTCCCCAAACCCTGGCTCCCCCGACTCCTCTTCTTACATCGACCCTCCCTCCTACGCCGACGCCGTTTTCACACCCTTCGATGACGACACTAACGACGTCGAGTCTTCTCCGTCTTCGCCAATTTCCCTCTCTCGATCTCCGTCTTCGAGTTCGGAGTATCTAAAGATAACCGTTTCGAACCCTGTCAAGGAGCAAGAAACATCGAATTCGATTGTTCCTGGTAGCAACAGTTACGTGACCTACTTGGTCACCACGAAGACGAACATTCCGGAATTCGGCGCCTCCGGCGCCGATTTCGCGGTCCGGCGGCGGTTCCGTGACGTGGTGACGCTCTCTGATCGGCTCGCAGAGGCGTACCGCGGGTTTTTCATCCCGCCGCGGCCGGACAAGAGCGTGGTGGAGAGCCAGGTGATGCAGAAGCAGGAGTTCGTGGAGCAGAGGAGAATGGCGCTGGAGAAGTACCTGCGGCGGCTGGCGACGCATCCGGTGATCAGGAAGAGCGACGAGTTCAGGGTGTTTTTGCAGGTGCAGGGGAGGCTGCCGCTGCCGGCAACCACCGACGTGGCGTCGAGGGTGCTCGACGGCGCATCGAAGCTTCCCAAGCAGTTGATGGGGGAGAGTGTGATTGCGCCGCACGAGGTTGTGCAGCCTGCGAGAGGAGGGATGGATTTGATGAGGCTGTTCAAGGAGTTGAGGCAGTCTGTGGCCAATGATTGGGGAGGTTCCAGGCCTTCTGTTGTGGAGGAGGATAAGGAGTTTatggagaagaaggaaaagattAATGAGCTTGAGCAGCAGATCAATGGTGCATCTCAACAG GCTGAATCACTTGTTAAAGCACAGCAAGATATGGGAGAAACAATGGGAGAACTAGGTCTGGCATTTATTAAATTGACAAAATTTGAGAATGAAGAGGCTATCATGAACTCTCAGAGGGTACGGGCTGCTGACATGAAAGGTGTAGCAACAGCTGCTGTGAAAGCTAGCAGATTGTTTCGAGAATTAAATGCTCAGACTGTGAAACATTTg GACACGCTTCATGAGTATCTTGGATTAATGTTGGCTGTTCATAGTGCATTCTCGGATCGTTCAAGTGCATTATTGACGGTGCAGACTCTTCTGTCAGAATTGTCTTCTTTGGAGTCAAGAGCTGAAAAACTTGAAGTGGCCTCATCTAAAATTTTTGGGGCTGACAAATCAAGGGTTCGTAAGTTGGAGGAGCTACAAGAAACTATAAGAGCCACTGAAGATGCAAAGAATGTTGCAATTAGAGAATATGAGCGGATCAAG GAAAACAATAGGAGTGAACTTGAAAGGCTTGATAAAGAGAGGCAGGCTGACTTCTTAAACATGTTGAAAGGATTTGTAGTTAATCAG GTGGGGTATGCTGAGAAAATAGCAAACGTCTGGACAAAAGTTGTTGAAGATACCCGTGGATATGTGGATGAAAGCACTTGA
- the LOC100805370 gene encoding sorting nexin 2B isoform X1, producing the protein MMEDHPLSAPKDEMENLVLHDGADDNGNGNDGAGAKSPFSSNYRSAMSTLSESHHHPLSPPILATPADSDPLLSPNPGSPDSSSYIDPPSYADAVFTPFDDDTNDVESSPSSPISLSRSPSSSSEYLKITVSNPVKEQETSNSIVPGSNSYVTYLVTTKTNIPEFGASGADFAVRRRFRDVVTLSDRLAEAYRGFFIPPRPDKSVVESQVMQKQEFVEQRRMALEKYLRRLATHPVIRKSDEFRVFLQVQGRLPLPATTDVASRVLDGASKLPKQLMGESVIAPHEVVQPARGGMDLMRLFKELRQSVANDWGGSRPSVVEEDKEFMEKKEKINELEQQINGASQQAESLVKAQQDMGETMGELGLAFIKLTKFENEEAIMNSQRVRAADMKGVATAAVKASRLFRELNAQTVKHLQDTLHEYLGLMLAVHSAFSDRSSALLTVQTLLSELSSLESRAEKLEVASSKIFGADKSRVRKLEELQETIRATEDAKNVAIREYERIKENNRSELERLDKERQADFLNMLKGFVVNQVGYAEKIANVWTKVVEDTRGYVDEST; encoded by the exons ATGATGGAGGACCACCCTCTCTCTGCGCCCAAAGACGAAATGGAAAACCTCGTACTCCACGACGGCGCGGACGACAACGGCAACGGCAACGATGGCGCCGGTGCAAAATCACCGTTCTCCTCCAATTACCGCAGCGCCATGTCCACGCTCTCCGAATCTCACCACCACCCTCTCTCTCCACCGATCCTCGCCACTCCCGCCGACTCCGATCCCCTCCTCTCCCCAAACCCTGGCTCCCCCGACTCCTCTTCTTACATCGACCCTCCCTCCTACGCCGACGCCGTTTTCACACCCTTCGATGACGACACTAACGACGTCGAGTCTTCTCCGTCTTCGCCAATTTCCCTCTCTCGATCTCCGTCTTCGAGTTCGGAGTATCTAAAGATAACCGTTTCGAACCCTGTCAAGGAGCAAGAAACATCGAATTCGATTGTTCCTGGTAGCAACAGTTACGTGACCTACTTGGTCACCACGAAGACGAACATTCCGGAATTCGGCGCCTCCGGCGCCGATTTCGCGGTCCGGCGGCGGTTCCGTGACGTGGTGACGCTCTCTGATCGGCTCGCAGAGGCGTACCGCGGGTTTTTCATCCCGCCGCGGCCGGACAAGAGCGTGGTGGAGAGCCAGGTGATGCAGAAGCAGGAGTTCGTGGAGCAGAGGAGAATGGCGCTGGAGAAGTACCTGCGGCGGCTGGCGACGCATCCGGTGATCAGGAAGAGCGACGAGTTCAGGGTGTTTTTGCAGGTGCAGGGGAGGCTGCCGCTGCCGGCAACCACCGACGTGGCGTCGAGGGTGCTCGACGGCGCATCGAAGCTTCCCAAGCAGTTGATGGGGGAGAGTGTGATTGCGCCGCACGAGGTTGTGCAGCCTGCGAGAGGAGGGATGGATTTGATGAGGCTGTTCAAGGAGTTGAGGCAGTCTGTGGCCAATGATTGGGGAGGTTCCAGGCCTTCTGTTGTGGAGGAGGATAAGGAGTTTatggagaagaaggaaaagattAATGAGCTTGAGCAGCAGATCAATGGTGCATCTCAACAG GCTGAATCACTTGTTAAAGCACAGCAAGATATGGGAGAAACAATGGGAGAACTAGGTCTGGCATTTATTAAATTGACAAAATTTGAGAATGAAGAGGCTATCATGAACTCTCAGAGGGTACGGGCTGCTGACATGAAAGGTGTAGCAACAGCTGCTGTGAAAGCTAGCAGATTGTTTCGAGAATTAAATGCTCAGACTGTGAAACATTTg CAGGACACGCTTCATGAGTATCTTGGATTAATGTTGGCTGTTCATAGTGCATTCTCGGATCGTTCAAGTGCATTATTGACGGTGCAGACTCTTCTGTCAGAATTGTCTTCTTTGGAGTCAAGAGCTGAAAAACTTGAAGTGGCCTCATCTAAAATTTTTGGGGCTGACAAATCAAGGGTTCGTAAGTTGGAGGAGCTACAAGAAACTATAAGAGCCACTGAAGATGCAAAGAATGTTGCAATTAGAGAATATGAGCGGATCAAG GAAAACAATAGGAGTGAACTTGAAAGGCTTGATAAAGAGAGGCAGGCTGACTTCTTAAACATGTTGAAAGGATTTGTAGTTAATCAG GTGGGGTATGCTGAGAAAATAGCAAACGTCTGGACAAAAGTTGTTGAAGATACCCGTGGATATGTGGATGAAAGCACTTGA